A DNA window from Arachis hypogaea cultivar Tifrunner chromosome 18, arahy.Tifrunner.gnm2.J5K5, whole genome shotgun sequence contains the following coding sequences:
- the LOC112771675 gene encoding squamosa promoter-binding protein 1 — protein sequence MDRGGGEDAPLEAKREPKPDEDHNNNKKKKKKKEVPVTCVSGKKGSGGGMRCCQAEKCKADLEEARQYHRRHKVCEYHAKAQVVLVSGIRQRFCQQCSRFHEIGEFDDTKRSCRSRLAGHNKRRRKNSDSQAEGSRRKGICPRLKKDTACGDDRSRIQIAIQESGAYKHFQIR from the exons ATGGACCGGGGTGGTGGTGAAGACGCGCCGCTAGAGGCGAAGAGGGAGCCTAAGCCGGATGaagatcataataataataagaagaagaagaagaagaaagaagtgccGGTGACATGTGTTAGCGGGAAGAAAGGTTCCGGTGGCGGCATGCGGTGTTGTCAAGCTGAGAAGTGCAAGGCGGATCTTGAGGAGGCAAGGCAGTACCATAGGAGGCACAAGGTGTGTGAGTACCATGCCAAGGCTCAGGTGGTTCTTGTTTCTGGCATTAGACAACGCTTCTGTCAGCAATGTAGCAG GTTCCATGAGATAGGTGAATTTGATGACACAAAACGAAGTTGCCGGAGCCGTTTGGCCGGACACAACAAACGGCGAAGAAAGAACTCTGATTCTCAAGCAGAAGGGTCGAGGCGCAAAGGGATATGTCCTCGGTTGAAGAAGGACACTGCCTGTGGAGATGATAGGAGCAGAATTCAGATTGCAATCCAAGAGAGTGGAGCTTATAAACATTTCCAGATAAGATGA